In Lolium perenne isolate Kyuss_39 chromosome 5, Kyuss_2.0, whole genome shotgun sequence, the sequence aagctatggtgttacactcaagtagttgaggcaacacttgaatgtgagggagagaactatccatatatccaGAGGATTATATCATCATACCTTGGAAAGAACCCTAAGTAATATCTCAGATATTCTCCAGGGATATAAACTAGAGAGGCCACCATAATAGCCCATCCTAGAAAATAAAAtcgaagtgctataccttagttcatcaagacaatgcttgatcatggaagtgagaaacccatttaatgagcGATATCTTAGGAAGTCAaactttgatcattataaattgtgtaatgatcataaaacCTAAAGAGCTTGAAGTTAAGATATTAAGAACAGGTTAATCATgcttaatccatgatcatgctctggaggtatgtgaggataagttaaaccctactagaataagtAGATTTCATTCCCACATGATATTATAGGAAGATAACTAGTTTCTCCTGGTCTTTGAAATAATCGTTGCCATTGTGCGAGAGGAATCTGATTCTATTCTTTCTGAATCTGTAGGTGGCCATTGTGTGGAAAAATTTCGTGTTTTCATCTCCCAGCTGACACCACTTCACTTTTGCCATTCTTTTCCAGTGTTGTGCTTCTGCGGTAGCCATGGTCTTACCCTTGCTTTGACATAAAGACCTGATAACAAAATCCAGATTGGAAAGTCTTTTCCACTCCTCAATGGCATCAAGGAAGCTGACAGTATGGTTTATGTTGTGTATGATCGTCTTGAGTGATTTCCTTCCTTTTTGCCATGCTCTGGTAGCTGCTCGAACCGAGTGTAGCCTGTGATTCAGCTTATATACAGGTGCCATGTTCCTGGTTCCCCTTGTCAAGGTATTCTTCGTTAGTTGTATCAAATCATTGCAACCAAACCAGTGGTCATCATACCTGAATATATTTGATTTAGGCAAGGAGGTATTATTGTCCAAGAGGAGTGGCTTGTGGTCAGACGTTGGTCTGTTCAGCGTCTTGCATTCAGAGTTGTAGAATTCTAGTCCCCAATGCATATTGACTAGGACCCTGTCTAGCTTAACAAGTGTTGGTTCACGCCTCTTGTTCGTCCATGTGTATCTAGAATTGCAGATTTCGATATCCATCAGCTCCAGCTCGTTTATCCAGTCGTTGAAAGCTTCCATCTCAGCCCAGGAGATATTGATGTTGTTCTTTTCATGAGGATATCTGTAGGTGTTGAAATCGCCGGCTAAGACCCAGGGGCCATTGATGGATTGGTGGACGATCCTCATATCGTCGAAGAAACTAAGCCTTTGTGTGGCGTCAGAAGGTGCATACACATTAGTGAGAGTGATAACAGTGCTGTCCGCAGTTGACTTAGCTCTTACTGTCATAGAGTGTTTGTTTTTCATAATTTCTGTAACTTCAAACTCTCTCTCAGCCCAGGCAATAATGGTTCCACCAGATGCACCCTCCGATGGTTGATATATATAACCAGTGTACTTGGGTGGTAGAAAATGTCTCGCTT encodes:
- the LOC139831712 gene encoding uncharacterized protein; protein product: MTVRAKSTADSTVITLTNVYAPSDATQRLSFFDDMRIVHQSINGPWVLAGDFNTYRYPHEKNNINISWAEMEAFNDWINELELMDIEICNSRYTWTNKRREPTLVKLDRVLVNMHWGLEFYNSECKTLNRPTSDHKPLLLDNNTSLPKSNIFRYDDHWFGCNDLIQLTKNTLTRGTRNMAPVYKLNHRLHSVRAATRAWQKGRKSLKTIIHNINHTVSFLDAIEEWKRLSNLDFVIRSLCQSKGKTMATAEAQHWKRMAKVKWCQLGDENTKFFHTMATYRFRKNRIRFLSHNGNDYFKDQEKLVIFL